ATACCAGCGCAGAAGCACAAACTGTAAGATCGGGATGCTGACAAACACGTACCACCAACCGGCGGGGGTCAGATGCCAACGGCCGCCTGGGTTCGCATACCAGGTTGGAGACTCGATGCCGAATCGGCTGTTCCAGAGCCACAGTCCAAGCGTGTAAACCGAGATAAGAAGCGCCAGTTCGACAGGGATGGAATTTCGCAGCCTGACTGCCGACTCGATCGCCGCCTCAAAACGCGGCAGGTCTTCTCCCCTGACAATTCGCCGCTCCGCGAATCGCTGCACAGCAGGGCGTAGGCGCGAATGAGCAATCAACTCGGCCATAATCAGCACTGGAAGGGCAACCAGAAAACGGGCCTGGACCTCAACATCATGAAAAAAGGTAAGCCGGCCCGGGATACCAGGTCGAGAAGCAACAAGGTCGAGGACCAGCATCGGCAGCCACGCGATTGAGATGATCGTAAGTAGACGCCGGTGCAGAAGCTCCAGGTGATCTCCCGTGAGATGTGCCTTCCGAAACAATTGGAAGATCGGACCACCCATAACCAGAGAGAAGTCGGTCACCTTCTCTTGAAGAGCTGCCTTCGTCATCGTAGGCGAGCCCTGCTTCACATCGTTCGGTATGGGGATCATAGACGGCGGCCTCCTGCCTCAATGTCCATGCCAATTTGTCCGATCTGCCAATGCCGGACACGAATTATAACGTCGCTCCCACGACCTATCAACCGATCATTCGCCAAAGTCGCCAAACAAGGCTTCTTGTTCAGGGTCAATGAGTGGCTTGGTCTGTTAGAGCCAGTTGCGAGAACAATTCTTTTATCTGTAGTCCTTTCCCCAGGTGTAGTCATACTTCACAGTGAAGCCGGTGAGGGATGGGCCGTTTTTGTGGATGGCTGCTTTGGCGAATTCGAAGGTGAATGAGTTTCGGGAGTTTGGGGAGACGACAAGCTCGCTGCCTAAGATGAAATTTCGCTGCGGATTGTCCTGATTGACGCCCCGCTGACAGTGGTGTCGCCTCGAAAGGAGTACCGGGTATCGAGAGAGGCCCATATGGTGTTGTTGAAGGTGTAACTGAGGTGTCCCTCGAGGCCGAGGAGCGCTCGCTGTCGCAAGACTTCTGCGCCACGATACGAGGTGTTGTCTGTGTAGAGATAGGTGTTGGCGTAGGCGTCGAATACCCAACGCTGCTCGGGCCCGAATGGCTTGGAGATGGCAAGTTCGGGCTTGAACGACCATCGATCGGAACCGAGGTTGAGAAGCTTGTTGGGATCGTATTGGCCGGTGGGTGCGGTGATGGAGAGGCTCAGGCCGATGGAAGTGGTGGTCTGGGCGTTTGCGAATTGCTCCGGGCTGAGCGCCGGGCCTCCTTTGAGGAGTATGGCTGCGGTGTAGCCGGAGTCGCCGGTGCCGGTGGTTGATCCAGTGATGTCGGTGCCAGTGATGGAGCCGCTGAGGTTGGCGATGGGGACGCTGGCTTCAACCCAGGCCATGCGATGAAGAAATGCGAAATAGCGCGTATAGTCGATGAGACCCTGGTTGAGATTGAATTTTTGCTCCTGAGACCATGAAGGAAGTATCGATCGAAGTATTGGAGCGAACATAGGCGTAGGCCAGCTCGAGCTGATTGATCCCCACAGGTGTGTTCTGGTACGTTCGCGGGTCGGTGAACTGGGCGTAGGCGTGGGTGTGCAGGACGGCTAGAGCAAGGCAGATAACGACCGGCCGTTTATCCATGATGGTTATTGGGGAAACCCCTCATCAGATCAGAAGCACCGGAGTTGCGACTTTCTAGCATTCTCGCTGTCGGGGGTGTTGATATGCGTTGCCGGAACCATCGTCTCCTTACGATCGTCGGTTGCGCGTTTGGGTTAACAGCCGCGAGCGGAGCGCAGGAGCATGCGAGTCCTGAACATACATGGGATTATGGTGCGTCGCGA
The Edaphobacter bradus genome window above contains:
- a CDS encoding transporter, which gives rise to MAWVEASVPIANLSGSITGTDITGSTTGTGDSGYTAAILLKGGPALSPEQFANAQTTTSIGLSLSITAPTGQYDPNKLLNLGSDRWSFKPELAISKPFGPEQRWVFDAYANTYLYTDNTSYRGAEVLRQRALLGLEGHLSYTFNNTIWASLDTRYSFRGDTTVSGASIRTIRSEISS